The genomic region CACCACCCCAGAAGCCCCCTCAGGCGCCCGTCGGCCGCAGCAGCGGAACCATGAACTGGTCGACCATCTCCTCGATGTCACGCGCGTTCCATTCACTCGCGCACACCTTGGTGCGGTACATCATCATCGCCGGAATCGCGTCGAAGACATACGAGTTCGCCGCGTCGGGCCGCACGTCTCCCCGCCGGATTCCGCGGCTGACGATCTCACCGAGCAGCCGGATGGTCGGTTCCACGACGCCTCCGAAAATCAGCTCCTGGAAGCGCTGGGCCTGGGACGCGTCGCACTCGTGAATCACCGAACGCAGCGCGAATCCGGGGCGCGAGAACATCGCCTCGCGCGCCTTCCGGCACAGTTCCAGCAGGTCCTCCCGGATACTCCCCAGATCGGGCACACATTCAAGTGGCGGCAGCCCCGCCTGGAGCGCGTCCGCGACCAGGTCCTCCTTCGACGGCCAGCGGCGGTAGACCGCGGCCTTGCCGGTCTGGGCGCCGGCGGCGACGCCCTCCATCGTGAGTCCGTTCCAGCCGACCGTGCTGAGCTGTTCCAGCGCGGCTTCGAGGATCGCACGTTCGAGTACGGCACCACGGCGGCGCGGGGAGACCGCCTGAGCGGGGGCGGCCGTCCAACTCGAAGTAACCATGAGCGTGTCTCCGTCTGAGCGGGCAAGCGGCACGCACGCGCGTGCATACGTGCCGTGCGGACTGGGGGGTCCGCGAGCGGTCAAGAGGCGCAAAACGGTAGCAACTTCAGTGAACGCTTGCGTTCACTGACGGGGACTCACTACCTTTTGACGCGGCAGTGAACGCAAGCGTTCACTAACGCACTTGTGGGGCACTTAGGGGGACCCGAATAGTGACAACCTCTCCATTGATCAAGGATCAAAAGCCAGGAGCGGCCCGCCGGGAGGGGCATCCCGGCATCGCGCTCACCGTTATCGCGGCCTGCCAACTCATGGTGGTCCTCGACGCGACGATTGTGAACATCGCCCTCCCGCACATTCAAGACGCGCTCAAGTTCTCCACCACCGACCTCACCTGGGTGGTCAGCGCGTACACGCTCACCTTCGGTGGCCTGCTGCTTCTCGGCGGCAGGGCCGGTGACATCCTCGGCCGTCGCCGGGTCTTCATGACCGGCATCCTGCTCTTCACGGCCGCCTCGCTGCTCGGCGGATTCGCCCAGGAACCCTGGCAGTTGCTGGCCGCACGCGCCCTCCAGGGCGTCGGTGGCGCGATCGCGTCACCCACCTCGCTGGCGCTGATCACCACCACGTTCCCCGAAGGGCCCGAGCGCAACAGGGCGTTCGGAGTCTTCGCCGCGGTCTCGGCCGGCGGCGGCGCGATCGGGCTGCTGGCCGGCGGCATGCTCACCGAGTGGCTCGACTGGCGCTGGGTGCTCTTCGTCAACGTACCCATCGGTGTGGTGATCGCCGTGGTCACGCCGCTCTACATCAGCGAGTCCGAGCGCCATCCGGGGCGCTTCGACATAGCGGGCGCACTGACCTCGACGGCCGGTATGGCGTCGCTCGTCTACGGCTTCATCCGGGCCTCGGAGGAGGGCTGGAAGGACAGCCTCACCATCGGGTCCTTCGGCGCGGCGGTGGTCCTGCTGGTGGCCTTCGCGCTGGTCGAGTCGCGGGCGAAGGAACCGATCACACCACTGCGGATGTTCGCCGACCGCAACCGCTCCGGTACGTACGTGATCATGCTGAGCCTGGCCGCGGCGATGTTCGGCATGTTCTTCTTCATCGTTCTCTTCGTACAGAACGTGCTGCAGTACACCCCGATCGAGGCAGGCCTCGCCTTCCTCCCTGTGACGGTGGCGATCGCGGCCGGTGCGGGTCTGTCGCAGCGGTTCCTTCCGGTGCTCGGCCCGAAGCCGTTCATGCTGGTCGGCTCGGCGCTCGTCGCGCTCGGACTCACCTGGCAGACGTTCATCACCCCCGAGAGTTCGTACGTCGGCGGGGTGCTCGGTCCGATGCTGCTGTTCGCGTTCGGCATGGGCCTGAACTTCGTGACGCTGACCCTGACCGCGGTCTCCGGAGTCGCCGCGCACGAGGCGGGCGCGGCGTCCGGCCTGCTCAACGCCACACAACAGGTGGGCGGTTCGCTCGGCCTCTCCATCCTGACGACGGTCTTCGGCACGGCCAGCCGTGACGAGGCGGAGAAGCAGGTCGCGGACTTCATGACCAACGGCACGGCCGAGCAGAAGGCGGAGTTCGCCAGGACCCAGCAGCTGCCGGCTCCCTGGAGTCACGAGGTGCTGGCCGAGGGGATCTCCACGGCCTTCATCCCGGCCATCGCGATGGCCGTACTCGCCCTGGTCGTCGCCGCGTTGGTGGTCCGGGTCCGCAAGAGCGACCTCGACGCCCTGGCGGGCACGGCCGGACCCGCCGGGGGCTGAAGAACAGCGAGGCCGGACCGCCGCACCGGGGACGGCGGCCCGGCCTCGCCGCTTCGGCCCGGCCTTGTGGGTCGTACGCGTCAGTTGCCTTGGATCTCCCACAGGCGCGTACGCGGCCGGCGCGCGCCCCCGCCTCAGCGGTACGCCAGCTCGGTGCCCAGCCGGCTGCACACGCTCCAGTCGGCGTCAGGGGACAGCGGCCGTCCGTCGAGGATGTCCCGGGCACGCGCCTCGCCCAGACTCGTGGCGTACCAGGGCTCGCCCTCCCCCTCCAGGTCCCGCGCGATGGACCGCAGCGCACAGGAACGCAGTGGCTCCTTGAGCGCGTCGAGAGCCGGTACGGCGTCGGCGGACAGCCCGCGCGCGTAGTCGAGGTCGAACGTGCCCTTCTCCTCGTACCGCTGGACGTTGCGCTCGGCGATCAGACCGTCCGGCGATACGAGCCCGAAGGCGAGCACCCCGGCGGCGGCAGCAGCCAGGACCGCGCGCGGCAGCCAGCGGGCGCCCCAGACCCCTGCCGCCATGATGAGCACGAGCACCAGGCCGAGCCAGAGCTCCACGGTCACCACCGAGATCCTCAGTCGCGTCAGACCGTACGCCTCCACGTACATGTCCATCCGCCGCACCGCCGCTGCCACGACAACGAGCGCGAGCGCACACAGAGTTCCGAGGACGGCACGCACCAGCGTCCGGTCGCGCGCATCGTCGCGCGGCGCCCAGCGCAGGGCGAACACGATGACGAGCAGAGTGAGGAGCGTGACCAGGAGCAGCTGCCAGAAGCCCTGGCGCGCGTACTCGGCGTACGTCTGGCCGGTCTTCTCCAGTACGGCGTCGTAGCCGCCGAACAGCACGGCGAGCTGGACCGAGTTGAAGGCCGCGAAGAGCAGGGCGAGCACGATCAGGGGCAGCGCCCACTCGACACGTCCGCGAGCGCGGCCCTCGGGCACCTCGACAAGGTCCCACTGAACGGGTGCGGCGGCCGTGTGCGCGGCCACGAGCGCTCCGACCAGGCCGATCACGAACAGGACGGCGTGCCAGGGTCCGCCGGAGACCGACGCGTCCGGCACAAGACCGCCGAGGAGGTCCGCGAAGGCGGCGTCCGCCCCGGCGAAGAGCGTGCCGAAGACCACCACCAGGACCGCGGCCACCGCGAGCGCGCGCAGTACCGGGCCCAGGTTGCCCCGGGCGCCACCCGTCCGCTTCCGCAGCCCCTGCCAGCCCCACAGGGGGCCGGTGACCAGCGAGGTGTAGAGCCCGATCGGGCCGAACAGCACCCCGGTCCAGGTGCGGCCGCCGTGCAGGGCGAGCGAGCCCACCGCCACGGCGGCCACGACGGCGAGGAACGAGGGCCAGTCGGCGTCGCGGAGCGCGGGCACGGTCAGCAGCGCGAGTCCTCCGATGCCCCACACCAGCGTCCAGCGGTTCGGGCGCCGACCCGCTGCCTGAGCCGCGAAGTACGCGCAGAGCGCGACCGGTATCGCCACGAGCAGGAGGTTGAGGGCCAGGCCGTCGCCGAGCAGCAGCATGCTGACCACGCCGGTGGCCAGGGCGGACCAGAGCGTGGCGGTACGGACGGGCGCCGGGGGCGCGGCCTGGACGCCGTCGAACCAGGACTCGACGAGGGGACCGCCCCGGCCCTCGCCCTCGTCGACGTCATGCGCGTCACTGCCCCGCTTCCCGCCGGAATCACCCCGCGTGGAATCCCCCGGCGCGGAGTCGTCCTTCAAGGACGCGTCACCGGTACGGGCCGCGGGAACCGCGTCCTCGGGCCCCTCTCGCTGCTCCGCCTCGGACGGCGTGTCGGACACGGGACCCCTCCCCCGACCGGTCCGGGCAGCACGCAGCTCGTAACCCGCTGCGGAAACCCATGGACCGGTGTCTCGTCGGCGCACGCCCGTGATGATCAACGAGCGGCGTGGCGGAAAGGGTAACCGCGGGAAACCCGACGCAGCCGGTCACCGGCTCTCTGTGGCAGGTCTGTGACAGTGACAGCCGCTTGGGCCAGGAGAAAACGGGCAAGCACGGTGCCGGAGCCGACAGCCCTAAGCCCCAGTCAGCCCTAGCCCTGCCCCACAGCCCTCGCAGACAGCCACTCCGGCAGCGCCTCGGTCCACTCCACCCACTCCGCAGGGGGCGCCCCGGCCTTCCCTGCGGCCACGACGCCTCCGACGATGGCGCAGGTGGTATCCATGTCGCCGCCGACCTGGGCGGTCGCCCAGAAGCCCGCTTCGTAGTCACCGAGGGCCCGTGCCGCCGACCAGAGCGCGAACGGCACGGTGTCGTGCGCGGTCGTACGCCGCCCGCAGCCGAGGACCGCGGCGACGGTCGCCGTGTCTCCGTAGTCGAGCATGTCCCGGGCACGCCGCAGCCCGGCCCCCACGGCGCTGCGCGGCACCAGGTCGATGACGCCGTCGAGCAGCGCCCCGGGGCTCGGCGGGCCGCCCGGTGCGGCGGTCAACGCGGCCGCCGCGGCCACCGCCATGGCACCGGCCACGGCTTCGCGGTGCTGGTGCGTGGGGTAGGCCGAGATCTCGGCCTGATGCGTGGCCTGCTCAGGGTCGTCCGCGTACCAGGCACCCAGGGGGGCGATCCGCATCGCCGCGCCGTTCCCCCACGAGCCCTGCCCCTTGAAGAGGGCCGAGGCCAGCTCGCGCCAGTCGCCGCCCTCCCGGACCTGCCGCAGTAGCCGGTTGACCGCGGGGCCGTAGCCGCGGTCGAAGTCGTGGCGCTCGGCGAAGGAGCGGGCCAGCGCGTCCTGGTCAATGCGGTGGTGGACGGCCAAAGTGGCCACTACGGAGGAGGCCATTTCCGTGTCGTCGGTCCACTGCCAGGGGCTGGGCGGCAGCCCGCGGCGCTTGAGCAGTGGATGGTTCGCAGGCACGAAGAACTGCGAGCCCAGCGCATCCCCCACCGCGAGTCCACGCAAGCTGGCCAGGGCGCGGTCCAGGCGCCCGTCGGGAGAGGAGTCAGCGGTCATCGCCCTGCCACTCTAATTCGTTGCCAAGGGACCCAGCACCACCGAGATGGATCTGCTGGGCCCGTTCGAGTCCCGGGACTCGGCGTCCAGCTCGGCGCCCGGGTGCTGGCCGAGATCGGCTACGACCACACGAGGTTCACCGACGCCCGCGACCTGAAGGCCTGTGCAGGCTCTTCGCCGATCACCCGAGCCCCCCGGCAAGAAGTCCAGCATCACCCGCCGACGGGTGAAGAACGACCGACTCAACCACGCCGGCTTCCTCTGGGCCTTCGCCGCACTTACCCCGTCACTCGGGGCCAAAGCCCACTACCGCCGACGACGCGACAAGCACGGCGACTGGCACGCCTGGGCCTTGCGTAACCTGCTCAACCGCATGATCGGCCAGCTCTATCGCTGCCTGCAGCACGGTCATCTCTACAACGAGGCACTGGCTTTCCCAGCCTCGCTAGGACTTGAGGCGACCGCCGCATAGCCGTGGCAGCCTCAGCCCTTACGCCGGGACGATCAGGCCGAACTCGCGCAGCTGGGGCAAGCAAACAGCCAGGCATGCCTCCACGGACGCGGCGTCGGTGCGCACTAGGAGATCCTCGTGGAACGGGGCTCCACTCGCGACGAACGTCCACGGTGTCACGCCCTCGCGCATGCGCTCGGCATCAGCCTTGAACAGCACCGTGACCCCTTGCTCGGCCAACGACTCCATGACCCGCACCACGTCCACCGAAGCTCCCTTGCGCCCGTAATCGAACAGGCAGCAAAGCTACACAGACATCTACGCTGCCCCTTGACGGCTTGGGACCGTGAGACGTCTATCCGGTGACTCCGTACGGATCCGGATCACGCCAGCGTTCGAAAGGACGGTCGAGCGTGTACCTGCCGTCCTCCCCGAGAACGAGCATCCGCACCTCCGCGTTCCCCGGGTTCGACAGCGACTCGAACTCCGCGACCGTCCAGTGGAACCAGCGCATACAGAACAGCCGCATGGCGAGGCCATGGGTCACGATCAGCACATTCGGCGGGTGATCGGGTGCCTCGAAACTGCGGAAGAGACTCTCCAGGAAGCCGCCGACCCGGTCGTACACATCGGCACCGGACTCACCCTGCGCGAAGCGATAGAAGAAGTGCCCGTACGCGTCCCGGTACTCCTTCTGCAGTCGTACGTCGTCCCGGTCCTGCCAGTTCCCCCAGTCCTGTTCGCGCAGCCGCGGCTCCTCGCGCACGCGTACCTGTCCGGGGTCGAGATGGAAGGCCCGGAAGGTCTCGTGCGTACGGCGGTACGGGGACACGTAAGCGCTTACGCGCTCACTGCCGAAGGCCTCTCGCAGCCGTTTACCCGTCTCCTCCGCCTGCCGCCACCCCTTCTCGGTGAGCGCCAGGGCGTGGTCGGGTTCACGCTCGTACACCGAGTCATCGGCATTGCCCACCGACTCGCCGTGCCGGACAAGGACGATGCGCCGTGGACGTGCCATACCGGAACCCTAGATCGAGTTACGGCCGATCGAGCACTCGTACGGTCTTTGTACGGCGCACGTCACATAAATCGGGGTTGTCTCAGACCGTCCAGGACGGTTCCAGCTGGACTATGTCGCCCGTGAGCGCCGCTACGTCCGCCTCCAGCTGGGCCCGCAGGGCGAGCCGCTCCACACGCTCGGCGCGGTACTTGCCGTGCTCAGCGGCCGACTGCCACATGGACAGGACCAGGAACTCATGGCCGGGCGCCTCGCCGAACATGCCCCGCACCATGCCGGGCGAGCCGGCCATCGCCGGGTTCCAGACCTTCTCCTGCATCAGCGCGAAGTGCTCGGCGCGCTCCTCGTGGACGCGACAATGCGCCACGCGCACCAGATCGGTTTCGGTGAAGCGCGGTTCGAAGCCGGTCTTCACATCGAAGCGGTGATCGAACAGTGTGGTGTGCGCGTCCTTGAAGGTGCCCGACTGGGATGCGGCCAGCCGGTCATGGGACCGCGCCATGAAGGAGTCGTAGAAGGCACGGCTCTCCCAGAAGGCGAAGATGTGGGCCACTCCGGGCCTTCCCCGGCTCCAGCCCCCGCCCTGCCCCCGGAAACCCGGCTCCCCCAGAAGTCCCGCCCATTTCCGCTGCCCCCGTTCGAAACCGCGGCGGTCCACCACGGTGCAGCGAATCCACTTGACCAGCACCGCGCCATCGTACGGCCCAGGAACGTGGCGTCGGTCACGCTCCGGCGTACTGCCACCGCGCAAGCGCCCCCGTGTGCGTGGCACGATGGACAACACGCCTCACCTGCCAGGCAGTTGAGGCGCCCAACGCAGGGGGACCACGAGGGGAGAAGTCGGTGAACGGCCTCAACAAGGGCATCAGCAAAGTCGAGATCTCGGTGAAATGGGATCCCAGTCCCGCCGGCGAACCGGCCACCGATCTCGACATCGTCGCCGCCACCTACCTCGCGACCGACACACACAAAAGCCCTGACTACGTAGTGCACTTCGACAGCCGCTCACCGGACGGCACGATCTACCTCAACCGGGACAGCAAGGACGGCAAGGGCTTCGGCTGGGACGAGGTGATGACCCTGGAGCTCACCCGTCTCGACAAGCGGTACGCGCGCGTGGTCGTCGGCGTCGCCATCCAACAGCGCACCGGCCACCGGACCTTCGTCGGCGTGCACAACCCGGCCCTGCGGATCCGCGAGGGCTACACCACCCTGGCCGAGGGCGATTTCGGCAGCGTTCTGGGGTCGACGGCCACGACGGTCGCGGACTTCGTACGCGACGACTCCGGAGAGTGGACGTTCCAGGCGGACATCCGCGGCTTCGATGCCGACCCGGCGACCTTCGCCAGGATCATGGGCGGCGCCCAGGAGTCCTGACCCGACGCACGCACACCGAAGGGGCGGTACGGCCGGTGGCCGTACCGCCCCTCACGGTGTGTGGATCAACTGCCGGTGCGGATCAGCTGCAGCCGCTGGTAGAGCCGCAGCCCTCGCAGATGTAGCAGGAGCCGGCCCGCTGCATCTTCGTGCCGCAGGAGAAGCACAGAGGGGCGTCCGCCTGGATGCCCAGCTGCATCTCCACCAGCTCGGCGCTGGTGTGGGCCTGCTGCGGGGCGGGCTTGGCCGCCTCGACCACGGCCTTCGGGGTGGCGACGGCCTTCAGTTCCTGCGCGCGGGGCGCGGACTGGGCAAGGCCCTCGACGTCCACCTCGTCGTCGGACGGCTCGTACGACCCGGTCTCCAGGTGACGCTGACGCTCGTCGATGGAGTGGATGCCGAGCGCGGAGCGCGTCTCGAAAGGCAGGAAGTCGAGCGCCAGGCGACGGAAGATGTAGTCGACGATCGACTGCGCCATCCGCACGTCCGGGTCGTCCGTCATACCGGCCGGCTCGAAGCGCATGTTGGTGAACTTCGAGACGTACGTCTCCAGGGGCACGCCGTACTGCAGGCCTACGGAGACGGCGATCGAGAAGGCGTCCATCATGCCCGCGAGAGTGGAGCCCTGCTTGGACATCTTCAGGAAGACCTCGCCGAGACCGTCGTCCGGGTAGGAGTTGGCGGTCATGTAGCCCTCGGCGCCGCCCACCGTGAAGGAGGTGGTGATGCCGGGACGTCCCTTGGGGAGGCGCTTGCGGACCGGACGGTACTCGACGACCTTCTCGACCGCGGTGCGGATGGTCTCCTCGGCCTTGGCGGTGACCTCGGCCTTCTCCTTGTCCTTGGTCTTCGCCGAGAGGGGCTGGCCGACCTTGCAGTTGTCGCGGTAGATCGCGAGCGCCTTGACGCCCATCTTCCACGCCTCGAAGTAGACCTCTTCGACGTCCTCGACGGTCGCCGTCTCCGGCAGGTTGACCGTCTTGGAGAGCGCGCCGGAGATCCACGGCTGGATCGCGGCCATCATGCGGACGTGCCCCATCGCGGAGATGGAACGCTCGCCCATGGCGCAGTCGAAGACCTCGTAGTGCTCGTGCTTGAGGCTCGGGGCGTCGATCACATTGCCGTGGTCGGCGATGTGGGCGACGATCGCCTCGATCTGCTCCTCCTGGTAGCCCAGGCGGCGCAGGGCCTGCGGGACCGTGCCGTTGACGATCTGCATCGAGCCGCCGCCGACCAGCTTCTTGAACTTGACCAGCGCGAGGTCGGGCTCGAGACCGGTGGTGTCGCAGGACATCGCGAGACCGATGGTGCCGGTCGGGGCGATGACCGAGGCCTGCGCGTTGCGGAATCCGTTCTTCTCTCCGAGGCGCAGCACGTCCTGCCAGGACTCCGTGGCGGCAGCCCAGACCGGCGTGTCCAAGTCGTCCACACGGACGGCCACGGCGTTGGCGTCGGAGTGCTGCTTCATGACGCGCAGGTGCGGCTGCGCGTTGCGGGCGTAGCCGTCGTACGGGCCGACGACCGCGGCGAGTTCGGCGGAGCGCCGGTACGAGGTACCGGTCATCAGCGAGGTGATGGCCCCGGCGAGGGAACGGCCGCCGTCGGAGTCGTACGCGTGGCCGGTCGCCATCAGGAGGGCGCCGAGGTTGGCGTAGCCGATGCCCAGCTGGCGGAAGGCGCGGGTGTTCTCGCCGATCTTCTGCGTCGGGAAGTCCGCGAAGCAGATGGAGATGTCCATCGCGGTGATGACGAGCTCGACGACCTTCGCGAAGCGCTCGACCTCGAAGGACTGGCGGCCCAGGCCGTCGTCCTTCAGGAACTTCATCAGGTTCAGCGAGGCGAGGTTGCAGGACGTGTTGTCCAGGTGCATGTACTCGCTGCACGGGTTCGAGCCGTTGATACGGCCGGACTCCGGGCACGTGTGCCAGCGGTTGATGGTGTCGTCGTACTGGATGCCGGGGTCGGCACAGGCCCAGGCCGCCTCGGCCATCTTGCGGAAGAGCTCCTTGGCCTCGACCTCCTCGATGACCTCACCGGTCATCCGGGCACGCAGGCCGAACTTCTCGCCGTTCTCCACGGCCTTCATGAACTCGTCGTTCACGCGGACCGAGTTGTTGGCGTTCTGGTACTGGACGGACGTGATGTCGTCGCCGCCCAGGTCCATGTCGAAGCCCGCGTCGCGAAGGGCGCGGATCTTCTCCTCTTCCTTGACCTTGGTCTGGATGAAGTCCTCGATGTCGGGGTGGTCGACGTCGAGGATGACCATCTTGGCCGCGCGGCGGGTGGCGCCGCCCGACTTGATCGTTCCTGCGGAGGCGTCCGCACCCCGCATGAAGGAGACCGGACCCGAGGCGTTGCCGCCCGAGGAGAGCAGTTCCTTGGAGGAGCGGATCCGGGAGAGGTTCAGACCGGCGCCCGAGCCGCCCTTGAAGATCATGCCCTCTTCCTTGTACCAGTCGAGGATCGACTCCATGGAGTCGTCGACGGCCAGGATGAAGCAGGCGGAGACCTGCTGGGGCTGGGGCGTACCGACGTTGAACCACACCGGGCTGTTGAAGCTGAAGATCTGGTGCAGGAGGGCGTACGCCAGCTCGTGCTCGAAGATCTCGGCGTCGGCGGGCGAGGCGAAGTACTTGTAGTCCTCACCGGCCTTCCGGTACGTCTTCACAATGCGGTCGATGAGCTGCTTGAGGCTCACCTCGCGCTGCGGGGTGCCCACGGCACCGCGGAAGTACTTGCTGGTGACGATGTTGACCGCGTTCACCGACCAGGAGTCGGGGAACTCGACGCCACGCTGCTCGAAGTTGACCGAGCCGTCGCGCCAATTGGTCATGACGACGTCACGGCTCGCCCACTCGACCTCGTCGTACGGGTGCACGCCCGGGGTCGTGTGGATCCGCTCGATGCGCAGTCCCTTGCTCGCCTTCGTCCCCTTGGCTCGGGAACTCCGCGCCGGACCGCTCGCCGTCTCTGTCATGCCGCCTCCCTGTATCGGGCTAAAACGCCCAGAAGTGCCTCGTTCTTCCCGTGGCACGGTGTGTGTCTGGATGCCACGAGCTCCGCGTACGCGTCCGCTCGCAACAGGTCTGTGGTCGCCGCCGTCCGGGCCGGTCCGGCCCCTCTCGTCAGTCGGCGGCGCTGGCGGGCACAGGGACTTCTACAGTCCCTCCGGACCCGCGGTCGGTTCCCTGACACCCCTCGCCCGCGTCTTCGTCGGCCGCGGCGGGGTGCTGCGTCTCTTCCCTGAGTTCCGTGATGGCGGCCTCGAAGTCCTCCAGCGAGTCGAACGCCCGGTACACGGACGCGAAGCGCAGATAGGCGACGAGGTCGAGCTCCTGCAAGGGGCCGAGTATGGCCAGTCCCACGTCGTGGGTGGTCAGTTCGGCGCTTCCGGTGGCCCGCACCGCCTCCTCGACCCGCTGGCCGAGCTGAGCGAGCGCGTCCTCCGTGACAGGCCGCCCCTGGCATGCCTTGCGCACGCCGTTGATGACCTTGGTACGACTGAAGGGCTCGGTGACTCCGGACCGCTTGACCACCATGAGAGAGCACGTCTCCACGGTCGTGAACCGACGGGAGCAGTCGGGACACTGGCGGCGCCTGCGGATCGACGTACCGTCGTCCGTCGTACGGCTGTCGACGACGCGGCTGTCGGGGTGCCTGCAGAAGGGGCAGTGCATGGGACTCCAACCCTCCTTACACAGCACGACTCAATAGCCTCAACAGACCCTTGGGCCCCTCGAAGCAGCCCCCAGCATAGGCGATGACCATGGGTCCGGAAGACCGGGGGACCACAACTTCTGGGCTGCTACTGCAATCCAACCACTAGATGTGGGGCTTGGCCCAGAAATTCACACACTGCGCGCGTGTCGCACCCGTATTGGCATGTGCCGCATGGCCATACCCGTGAGAGGCGTACGAGGATACGGTGGGCGCCACAGGGGCAGGGGGCCGGTTCCCGGCTGACGGAACACCTGCTGGCAGACTGATCCTCGCCCCGCTCCGGCCCACAAGGCCATCACCTTGGCGGCCAAGGTCATCACCTTGGCAGTGAAGAGTGCAGCAATGAGCGCTTTTGTCCGCCCAGTGCGGCGGTATCTATACACCCAGACGCATGATCACGTCAGGCCATC from Streptomyces sp. NBC_00878 harbors:
- the nrdR gene encoding transcriptional regulator NrdR; protein product: MHCPFCRHPDSRVVDSRTTDDGTSIRRRRQCPDCSRRFTTVETCSLMVVKRSGVTEPFSRTKVINGVRKACQGRPVTEDALAQLGQRVEEAVRATGSAELTTHDVGLAILGPLQELDLVAYLRFASVYRAFDSLEDFEAAITELREETQHPAAADEDAGEGCQGTDRGSGGTVEVPVPASAAD